The following are encoded in a window of Platichthys flesus chromosome 19, fPlaFle2.1, whole genome shotgun sequence genomic DNA:
- the dolpp1 gene encoding dolichyldiphosphatase 1: MAAEEQCSAPLRWRSISLTHVEFAEGDLTGQVLAYISLLPIAILVGFVTLIVFKRELHTISFFGGLVLNDGVNWLLKHILREPRPCAGAHSTLYSDYGMPSAHSQLIWFFVVYFFLFLYLRMHQTNNARCVDLLWRHVLSIILLGLALSVSYSRVYLLYHSWSQVFYGGVAGCTIGIIWFFITQEVLTPIFPKIAAWPISEYFLVRDTSLIPNILWFEYTVTRSEARNRQRKLGTKLQ, translated from the exons ATGGCGGCGGAGGAGCAGTGCTCGGCACCACTTCGATGGCGTTCCATATCTCTCACTCACGTCGAGTTCGCGGAAG GCGACCTAACGGGACAAGTGCTGGCCTACATCAGCCTCCTGCCCATAGCAATCCTCGTGGGCTTTGTCACGCTCATAGTGTTCAAACGGGAGCTGCACACG ATTTCCTTCTTTGGTGGGCTGGTGCTGAATGATGGGGTGAACTGGCTGCTGAAGCACATTCTCAGAGAGCCACGTCCGTGTGCAG GGGCTCACTCAACCCTGTACTCAGATTATGGGATGCCCTCCGCTCACTCCCAGCTTATCTGGTTCTTTGTTGTttacttctttcttttcctttatttaag AATGCATCAAACGAACAATGCTCGATGTGTGGACTTGCTGTGGAGACACGTATTGTCCATCATCCTGTTGGGCTTGGCCTTATCAGTCTCATACAGCAG AGTTTACCTGTTGTATCACAGCTGGAGCCAGGTCTTCTACGGCGGAGTGGCCGGTTGTACGATCGGAATAATCTGGTTCTTTATCACACAAGAGGTGCTGACACCAATATTCCCTAAAATAGCAGCGTG GCCAATATCAGAGTACTTCCTGGTGCGAGACACAAGCCTGATTCCCAACATCCTGTGGTTTGAGTATACAGTGACCAGATCAGAGGCAAG GAACAGACAACGAAAGCTTGGAACAAAACTTCAGTGA